Proteins from a single region of Seriola aureovittata isolate HTS-2021-v1 ecotype China chromosome 9, ASM2101889v1, whole genome shotgun sequence:
- the fmnl3 gene encoding formin-like protein 3 isoform X3 — protein MGNIESVDGQSEMKHHIMPLKVPMPDPTELEEKFAIVLNSMNLPPDKARLLRQYDNEKKWDLICDQERFQVKNPPHTYIQKLRGYLDPGVTRKKFRRRVQESTKVLRELEISLRTNHIGWVREFLNDENRGLDVLVEYLSFAQCAVMLDFEGLENGEDGFLDKAKSWSRSIEDLHHTGTQPFCNTLVRSARQSVLRYGSVSNSKTIKNSRLVSQKDDVHVCIMCLRAIMNYQYGFNMVMSHAHAVNEIALSLNNKNSRTKALVLELLAAVCLVRGGHEIILSAFDNFKEVCKEKHRFERLMDYFRSEEGNIDYMVACMQFINIVVHSVEDMNFRVHLQYEFTKLGLDDYLEKCKHTESDKLSVQIQAYLDNVFDVGGLLEDAETKNAALEKVDELEEHLSHVTEKLLEVENETMMKVADLEKLLLQKDKDLQAVRETYESTNTQVNTLRRMIKEKDAAFQRHFNIERRLLELEQQGTIRLHKKPDGDIAIEPLGVGGVGSGGLGIPLGDIGKLSLGSTAGLTEPGGRDTTLPPASEAPPPPPPPPPPPPPLPSASGLGAPVPPPPPPLAPPLPDASPSVILSVGLSAIRIKKPIKTKFRLPVFNWTALKPNQINGTVFNEIDDERVLEELDLERFEELFKTRAQGPVVDLACTKNKVAQKAVNKVTLLDANRSKNLAITLRKANKTTEEICKAIEKFDLKALPVDFVECLMRFLPTESEVKVLRQYERERRPLDQLAEEDRFMLFFSKIERLTQRMNIITFVGNFTDNVSLLTPQLNAIIAASGSVKSSPKMKRMLEIILALGNYMNSSKRGCVYGFKLQSLDLLLDTKSTDRKMTLLHYIALIVKEKYPELANFYNELHFVDKAAAVSLENVLLDVRELGKGMDLIRRECSLHDHSVLKGFVQASDTQLDKLQKDAKTAEEAFNNVVNYFGESAKTTPPSVFFPVFVRFIKAYKDAVEDNEQRKKQEEAMREKLLAQEAKQHDPKVQAHKKRQQQQELIAELRKRQAKDHRPVYEGKDGTIEDIITAEKKINDSICHS, from the exons AAGTTTCGCAGGCGAGTGCAGGAATCCACAAAAGTCTTGAGGGAGCTGGAGATATCGCTGAGGACAAACCACATTGG GTGGGTCAGGGAGTTCCTcaatgatgaaaacagaggTCTTGATGTCCTGGTGGAGTACCTCTCCTTTGCCCAGTGTGCTGTCAT GTTGGATTTTGAGGGGCTGGAGAATGGGGAGGATGGCTTCTTGGACAAGGCTAAATCTTGGAGCAGGTCTATTGAGGATCTGCACCACACGGGCACCCAACCCTTCTGCAACACACTGGTGCGCTCTGCCCGCCAGTCTGTCCTCCG CTACGGCTCAGTCTCCAACAGCAAAACCATCAAAAACTCCCGCCTTGTGAGCCAAAAAGacgatgtgcatgtgtgcatcaTGTGCTTGAGAGCAATCATGAACTACCAG TATGGCTTCAATATGGTCATGTCTCATGCACACGCAGTCAATGAAATTGCCCTCAGCTTGAACAATAAGAACTCACG GACGAAAGCTTTAGTCCTTGAGCTGCTGGCTGCCGTCTGTCTCGTCCGCGGAGGTCATGAGATCATCCTCTCGGCATTTGACAACTTCAAAGAG GTGTGTAAGGAGAAGCATCGCTTTGAGAGACTGATGGATTACTTCCGCAGTGAGGAGGGAAACATCGACTACATG GTTGCTTGCATGCAGTTCATCAACATCGTGGTCCACTCAGTTGAGGACATGAACTTCAGAGTCCACCTGCAGTATGAATTCACCAAGCTGGGACTGGATGACTACCTGGAG AAATGTAAACATACGGAGAGTGACAAGCTGTCAGTGCAGATCCAGGCCTACCTGGATAACGTGTTTGACGTGGGTGGTCTGCTGGAAGATGCGGAGACTAAGAATGCAGCGCTGGAGAAGGTGGATGAACTGGAAGAGCACCTGTCCCAT GTGACGGAGAAGCTGCTGGAGGTTGAGAATGAAACAATGATGAAAGTAGCTGATCTGGAGAAGCTGCTCCTTCAGAAAGATAAGGACCTGCAAGCAGTGCGG GAGACGTACGAGTCGACCAACACCCAGGTCAACACCCTGAGGAGGATGATCAAGGAGAAGGATGCCGCCTTCCAGAGGCACTTCAACATCGAGAGGCGGCTGTTGGAGCTCGAACAGCAGGGCACCATCCGTCTTCACAAGAAGCCCGACGGAGACATTGCAATCGAGCCGCTGGGTGTGGGTGGTGTTGGTAGTGGTGGCCTCGGGATCCCTCTGGGAGACATTGGGAAGCTGTCCCTGGGTTCGACGGCAGGGTTAACAGAACCAGGAGGACGAGACACCACTTTACCCCCAGCCAGTGAAGCTCCTCCACCGCCTCCCCCGCCACCAccgcctccccctcccctgCCCTCTGCCTCAG GCCTGGGTGCACCAgtcccaccaccacctcctcctctcgctcCACCTCTGCCAGATGCCTCACCCTCAGTCATCCTGAGTGTGGGCCTGTCGG CTATCAGAATCAAGAAGCCCATCAAGACTAAGTTCCGCCTGCCTGTGTTTAACTGGACGGCCCTGAAGCCCAATCAGATCAACGGCACAGTCTTCAACGAGATCGATGATGAGCGAGTACTAGAG GAGCTTGATCTGGAGAGGTTTGAGGAGCTCTTCAAGACCAGAGCCCAGGGTCCAGTTGTGGATCTTGCCTGCACAAAGAACAAAGTAGCCCAGAAGGCGGTAAACAAAGTCACCCTCCTGGACGCCAATCGCTCCAAGAACTTAGCCATCACACTGCGAAAGGCGAACAAGACCACAGAAGAGATCTGCAAAGCAATAGAGAA GTTTGACCTCAAGGCCTTGCCTGTCGACTTTGTGGAGTGCCTGATGCGTTTCCTGCCCACGGAGTCGGAGGTCAAGGTGCTACGTCAGTACGAGCGTGAGCGGCGTCCACTGGACCAGCTGGCGGAGGAAGATCgtttcatgttatttttcagcAAGATTGAGAGACTCACACAGAGGATGAACATCATCACCTTCGTTGGGAACTTTACTGACAATGTCAGCTTGCTCACACCACAGCTCAACGCGATCATCGCTGCTTCTGGCTCCGTCAAGTCCTCACCAAAGATGAAGAGAATGCTCGAG ATCATCTTAGCCTTGGGAAACTACATGAATAGCAGCAAGCGAGGCTGTGTTTATGGCTTCAAATTACAAAGTCTTGATCTG CTGCTGGACACTAAGtctacagacagaaaaatgacattgcTCCACTACATAGCTCTCATTGTGAAAGAGAAATACCCCGAACTGGCCAACTTCTACAATGAGCTGCACTTTGTGGataaagctgcagcag tATCTCTGGAAAATGTGCTGCTGGACGTTCGAGAGCTGGGGAAAGGCATGGACCTGATCCGGAGAGAGTGCAGTCTCCATGACCATTCAGTCCTGAAAGGCTTCGTCCAGGCCAGTGATACACAGCTGGACAAGCTGCAGAAGGATGCGAAGACAGCAGAG GAAGCCTTCAACAATGTGGTGAACTACTTCGGAGAGAGTGCCAAGACGACTCCACCCTCGGTGTTCTTCCCTGTGTTTGTGCGCTTTATCAAGGCCTACAAG GATGCAGTGGAAGACAACgagcagaggaagaagcaggaggaagCAATGAGAGAAAAGTTGTTGGCTCAGGAGGCTAAACAACATGACCCTAAG GTCCAGGCCCACAagaagaggcagcagcagcaggagctgatTGCAGAGCTGCGCAAGCGGCAAGCCAAGGACCACCGGCCCGTGTATGAGGGCAAGGACGGCACTATTGAGGACATCATCACAG CTGAAAAGAAGATTAATGACAGTATTTGCCACTCCTAA
- the fmnl3 gene encoding formin-like protein 3 isoform X1 produces the protein MGNIESVDGQSEMKHHIMPLKVPMPDPTELEEKFAIVLNSMNLPPDKARLLRQYDNEKKWDLICDQERFQVKNPPHTYIQKLRGYLDPGVTRKKFRRRVQESTKVLRELEISLRTNHIGWVREFLNDENRGLDVLVEYLSFAQCAVMLDFEGLENGEDGFLDKAKSWSRSIEDLHHTGTQPFCNTLVRSARQSVLRYGSVSNSKTIKNSRLVSQKDDVHVCIMCLRAIMNYQYGFNMVMSHAHAVNEIALSLNNKNSRTKALVLELLAAVCLVRGGHEIILSAFDNFKEVCKEKHRFERLMDYFRSEEGNIDYMVACMQFINIVVHSVEDMNFRVHLQYEFTKLGLDDYLEKCKHTESDKLSVQIQAYLDNVFDVGGLLEDAETKNAALEKVDELEEHLSHVTEKLLEVENETMMKVADLEKLLLQKDKDLQAVRETYESTNTQVNTLRRMIKEKDAAFQRHFNIERRLLELEQQGTIRLHKKPDGDIAIEPLGVGGVGSGGLGIPLGDIGKLSLGSTAGLTEPGGRDTTLPPASEAPPPPPPPPPPPPPLPSASGLGAPVPPPPPPLAPPLPDASPSVILSVGLSAIRIKKPIKTKFRLPVFNWTALKPNQINGTVFNEIDDERVLEELDLERFEELFKTRAQGPVVDLACTKNKVAQKAVNKVTLLDANRSKNLAITLRKANKTTEEICKAIEKFDLKALPVDFVECLMRFLPTESEVKVLRQYERERRPLDQLAEEDRFMLFFSKIERLTQRMNIITFVGNFTDNVSLLTPQLNAIIAASGSVKSSPKMKRMLEIILALGNYMNSSKRGCVYGFKLQSLDLLLDTKSTDRKMTLLHYIALIVKEKYPELANFYNELHFVDKAAAVSLENVLLDVRELGKGMDLIRRECSLHDHSVLKGFVQASDTQLDKLQKDAKTAEEAFNNVVNYFGESAKTTPPSVFFPVFVRFIKAYKDAVEDNEQRKKQEEAMREKLLAQEAKQHDPKVQAHKKRQQQQELIAELRKRQAKDHRPVYEGKDGTIEDIITVLKSVPFTARTAKRGSRFFCEANLCDDANC, from the exons AAGTTTCGCAGGCGAGTGCAGGAATCCACAAAAGTCTTGAGGGAGCTGGAGATATCGCTGAGGACAAACCACATTGG GTGGGTCAGGGAGTTCCTcaatgatgaaaacagaggTCTTGATGTCCTGGTGGAGTACCTCTCCTTTGCCCAGTGTGCTGTCAT GTTGGATTTTGAGGGGCTGGAGAATGGGGAGGATGGCTTCTTGGACAAGGCTAAATCTTGGAGCAGGTCTATTGAGGATCTGCACCACACGGGCACCCAACCCTTCTGCAACACACTGGTGCGCTCTGCCCGCCAGTCTGTCCTCCG CTACGGCTCAGTCTCCAACAGCAAAACCATCAAAAACTCCCGCCTTGTGAGCCAAAAAGacgatgtgcatgtgtgcatcaTGTGCTTGAGAGCAATCATGAACTACCAG TATGGCTTCAATATGGTCATGTCTCATGCACACGCAGTCAATGAAATTGCCCTCAGCTTGAACAATAAGAACTCACG GACGAAAGCTTTAGTCCTTGAGCTGCTGGCTGCCGTCTGTCTCGTCCGCGGAGGTCATGAGATCATCCTCTCGGCATTTGACAACTTCAAAGAG GTGTGTAAGGAGAAGCATCGCTTTGAGAGACTGATGGATTACTTCCGCAGTGAGGAGGGAAACATCGACTACATG GTTGCTTGCATGCAGTTCATCAACATCGTGGTCCACTCAGTTGAGGACATGAACTTCAGAGTCCACCTGCAGTATGAATTCACCAAGCTGGGACTGGATGACTACCTGGAG AAATGTAAACATACGGAGAGTGACAAGCTGTCAGTGCAGATCCAGGCCTACCTGGATAACGTGTTTGACGTGGGTGGTCTGCTGGAAGATGCGGAGACTAAGAATGCAGCGCTGGAGAAGGTGGATGAACTGGAAGAGCACCTGTCCCAT GTGACGGAGAAGCTGCTGGAGGTTGAGAATGAAACAATGATGAAAGTAGCTGATCTGGAGAAGCTGCTCCTTCAGAAAGATAAGGACCTGCAAGCAGTGCGG GAGACGTACGAGTCGACCAACACCCAGGTCAACACCCTGAGGAGGATGATCAAGGAGAAGGATGCCGCCTTCCAGAGGCACTTCAACATCGAGAGGCGGCTGTTGGAGCTCGAACAGCAGGGCACCATCCGTCTTCACAAGAAGCCCGACGGAGACATTGCAATCGAGCCGCTGGGTGTGGGTGGTGTTGGTAGTGGTGGCCTCGGGATCCCTCTGGGAGACATTGGGAAGCTGTCCCTGGGTTCGACGGCAGGGTTAACAGAACCAGGAGGACGAGACACCACTTTACCCCCAGCCAGTGAAGCTCCTCCACCGCCTCCCCCGCCACCAccgcctccccctcccctgCCCTCTGCCTCAG GCCTGGGTGCACCAgtcccaccaccacctcctcctctcgctcCACCTCTGCCAGATGCCTCACCCTCAGTCATCCTGAGTGTGGGCCTGTCGG CTATCAGAATCAAGAAGCCCATCAAGACTAAGTTCCGCCTGCCTGTGTTTAACTGGACGGCCCTGAAGCCCAATCAGATCAACGGCACAGTCTTCAACGAGATCGATGATGAGCGAGTACTAGAG GAGCTTGATCTGGAGAGGTTTGAGGAGCTCTTCAAGACCAGAGCCCAGGGTCCAGTTGTGGATCTTGCCTGCACAAAGAACAAAGTAGCCCAGAAGGCGGTAAACAAAGTCACCCTCCTGGACGCCAATCGCTCCAAGAACTTAGCCATCACACTGCGAAAGGCGAACAAGACCACAGAAGAGATCTGCAAAGCAATAGAGAA GTTTGACCTCAAGGCCTTGCCTGTCGACTTTGTGGAGTGCCTGATGCGTTTCCTGCCCACGGAGTCGGAGGTCAAGGTGCTACGTCAGTACGAGCGTGAGCGGCGTCCACTGGACCAGCTGGCGGAGGAAGATCgtttcatgttatttttcagcAAGATTGAGAGACTCACACAGAGGATGAACATCATCACCTTCGTTGGGAACTTTACTGACAATGTCAGCTTGCTCACACCACAGCTCAACGCGATCATCGCTGCTTCTGGCTCCGTCAAGTCCTCACCAAAGATGAAGAGAATGCTCGAG ATCATCTTAGCCTTGGGAAACTACATGAATAGCAGCAAGCGAGGCTGTGTTTATGGCTTCAAATTACAAAGTCTTGATCTG CTGCTGGACACTAAGtctacagacagaaaaatgacattgcTCCACTACATAGCTCTCATTGTGAAAGAGAAATACCCCGAACTGGCCAACTTCTACAATGAGCTGCACTTTGTGGataaagctgcagcag tATCTCTGGAAAATGTGCTGCTGGACGTTCGAGAGCTGGGGAAAGGCATGGACCTGATCCGGAGAGAGTGCAGTCTCCATGACCATTCAGTCCTGAAAGGCTTCGTCCAGGCCAGTGATACACAGCTGGACAAGCTGCAGAAGGATGCGAAGACAGCAGAG GAAGCCTTCAACAATGTGGTGAACTACTTCGGAGAGAGTGCCAAGACGACTCCACCCTCGGTGTTCTTCCCTGTGTTTGTGCGCTTTATCAAGGCCTACAAG GATGCAGTGGAAGACAACgagcagaggaagaagcaggaggaagCAATGAGAGAAAAGTTGTTGGCTCAGGAGGCTAAACAACATGACCCTAAG GTCCAGGCCCACAagaagaggcagcagcagcaggagctgatTGCAGAGCTGCGCAAGCGGCAAGCCAAGGACCACCGGCCCGTGTATGAGGGCAAGGACGGCACTATTGAGGACATCATCACAG tACTGAAGAGCGTGCCCTTCACAGCCCGCACTGCTAAACGCGGCTCACGGTTCTTCTGTGAAGCCAACCTCTGTGACGACGCCAACTGCTAG
- the fmnl3 gene encoding formin-like protein 3 isoform X2, with product MGNIESVDGQSEMKHHIMPLKVPMPDPTELEEKFAIVLNSMNLPPDKARLLRQYDNEKKWDLICDQERFQVKNPPHTYIQKLRGYLDPGVTRKKFRRRVQESTKVLRELEISLRTNHIGWVREFLNDENRGLDVLVEYLSFAQCAVMLDFEGLENGEDGFLDKAKSWSRSIEDLHHTGTQPFCNTLVRSARQSVLRYGSVSNSKTIKNSRLVSQKDDVHVCIMCLRAIMNYQYGFNMVMSHAHAVNEIALSLNNKNSRTKALVLELLAAVCLVRGGHEIILSAFDNFKEVCKEKHRFERLMDYFRSEEGNIDYMVACMQFINIVVHSVEDMNFRVHLQYEFTKLGLDDYLEKCKHTESDKLSVQIQAYLDNVFDVGGLLEDAETKNAALEKVDELEEHLSHVTEKLLEVENETMMKVADLEKLLLQKDKDLQAVRETYESTNTQVNTLRRMIKEKDAAFQRHFNIERRLLELEQQGTIRLHKKPDGDIAIEPLGVGGVGSGGLGIPLGDIGKLSLGSTAGLTEPGGRDTTLPPASEAPPPPPPPPPPPPPLPSASGLGAPVPPPPPPLAPPLPDASPSVILSVGLSAIRIKKPIKTKFRLPVFNWTALKPNQINGTVFNEIDDERVLEELDLERFEELFKTRAQGPVVDLACTKNKVAQKAVNKVTLLDANRSKNLAITLRKANKTTEEICKAIEKFDLKALPVDFVECLMRFLPTESEVKVLRQYERERRPLDQLAEEDRFMLFFSKIERLTQRMNIITFVGNFTDNVSLLTPQLNAIIAASGSVKSSPKMKRMLEIILALGNYMNSSKRGCVYGFKLQSLDLLLDTKSTDRKMTLLHYIALIVKEKYPELANFYNELHFVDKAAAVSLENVLLDVRELGKGMDLIRRECSLHDHSVLKGFVQASDTQLDKLQKDAKTAEEAFNNVVNYFGESAKTTPPSVFFPVFVRFIKAYKDAVEDNEQRKKQEEAMREKLLAQEAKQHDPKVQAHKKRQQQQELIAELRKRQAKDHRPVYEGKDGTIEDIITDLRNQPFLRADALIRSGWKRP from the exons AAGTTTCGCAGGCGAGTGCAGGAATCCACAAAAGTCTTGAGGGAGCTGGAGATATCGCTGAGGACAAACCACATTGG GTGGGTCAGGGAGTTCCTcaatgatgaaaacagaggTCTTGATGTCCTGGTGGAGTACCTCTCCTTTGCCCAGTGTGCTGTCAT GTTGGATTTTGAGGGGCTGGAGAATGGGGAGGATGGCTTCTTGGACAAGGCTAAATCTTGGAGCAGGTCTATTGAGGATCTGCACCACACGGGCACCCAACCCTTCTGCAACACACTGGTGCGCTCTGCCCGCCAGTCTGTCCTCCG CTACGGCTCAGTCTCCAACAGCAAAACCATCAAAAACTCCCGCCTTGTGAGCCAAAAAGacgatgtgcatgtgtgcatcaTGTGCTTGAGAGCAATCATGAACTACCAG TATGGCTTCAATATGGTCATGTCTCATGCACACGCAGTCAATGAAATTGCCCTCAGCTTGAACAATAAGAACTCACG GACGAAAGCTTTAGTCCTTGAGCTGCTGGCTGCCGTCTGTCTCGTCCGCGGAGGTCATGAGATCATCCTCTCGGCATTTGACAACTTCAAAGAG GTGTGTAAGGAGAAGCATCGCTTTGAGAGACTGATGGATTACTTCCGCAGTGAGGAGGGAAACATCGACTACATG GTTGCTTGCATGCAGTTCATCAACATCGTGGTCCACTCAGTTGAGGACATGAACTTCAGAGTCCACCTGCAGTATGAATTCACCAAGCTGGGACTGGATGACTACCTGGAG AAATGTAAACATACGGAGAGTGACAAGCTGTCAGTGCAGATCCAGGCCTACCTGGATAACGTGTTTGACGTGGGTGGTCTGCTGGAAGATGCGGAGACTAAGAATGCAGCGCTGGAGAAGGTGGATGAACTGGAAGAGCACCTGTCCCAT GTGACGGAGAAGCTGCTGGAGGTTGAGAATGAAACAATGATGAAAGTAGCTGATCTGGAGAAGCTGCTCCTTCAGAAAGATAAGGACCTGCAAGCAGTGCGG GAGACGTACGAGTCGACCAACACCCAGGTCAACACCCTGAGGAGGATGATCAAGGAGAAGGATGCCGCCTTCCAGAGGCACTTCAACATCGAGAGGCGGCTGTTGGAGCTCGAACAGCAGGGCACCATCCGTCTTCACAAGAAGCCCGACGGAGACATTGCAATCGAGCCGCTGGGTGTGGGTGGTGTTGGTAGTGGTGGCCTCGGGATCCCTCTGGGAGACATTGGGAAGCTGTCCCTGGGTTCGACGGCAGGGTTAACAGAACCAGGAGGACGAGACACCACTTTACCCCCAGCCAGTGAAGCTCCTCCACCGCCTCCCCCGCCACCAccgcctccccctcccctgCCCTCTGCCTCAG GCCTGGGTGCACCAgtcccaccaccacctcctcctctcgctcCACCTCTGCCAGATGCCTCACCCTCAGTCATCCTGAGTGTGGGCCTGTCGG CTATCAGAATCAAGAAGCCCATCAAGACTAAGTTCCGCCTGCCTGTGTTTAACTGGACGGCCCTGAAGCCCAATCAGATCAACGGCACAGTCTTCAACGAGATCGATGATGAGCGAGTACTAGAG GAGCTTGATCTGGAGAGGTTTGAGGAGCTCTTCAAGACCAGAGCCCAGGGTCCAGTTGTGGATCTTGCCTGCACAAAGAACAAAGTAGCCCAGAAGGCGGTAAACAAAGTCACCCTCCTGGACGCCAATCGCTCCAAGAACTTAGCCATCACACTGCGAAAGGCGAACAAGACCACAGAAGAGATCTGCAAAGCAATAGAGAA GTTTGACCTCAAGGCCTTGCCTGTCGACTTTGTGGAGTGCCTGATGCGTTTCCTGCCCACGGAGTCGGAGGTCAAGGTGCTACGTCAGTACGAGCGTGAGCGGCGTCCACTGGACCAGCTGGCGGAGGAAGATCgtttcatgttatttttcagcAAGATTGAGAGACTCACACAGAGGATGAACATCATCACCTTCGTTGGGAACTTTACTGACAATGTCAGCTTGCTCACACCACAGCTCAACGCGATCATCGCTGCTTCTGGCTCCGTCAAGTCCTCACCAAAGATGAAGAGAATGCTCGAG ATCATCTTAGCCTTGGGAAACTACATGAATAGCAGCAAGCGAGGCTGTGTTTATGGCTTCAAATTACAAAGTCTTGATCTG CTGCTGGACACTAAGtctacagacagaaaaatgacattgcTCCACTACATAGCTCTCATTGTGAAAGAGAAATACCCCGAACTGGCCAACTTCTACAATGAGCTGCACTTTGTGGataaagctgcagcag tATCTCTGGAAAATGTGCTGCTGGACGTTCGAGAGCTGGGGAAAGGCATGGACCTGATCCGGAGAGAGTGCAGTCTCCATGACCATTCAGTCCTGAAAGGCTTCGTCCAGGCCAGTGATACACAGCTGGACAAGCTGCAGAAGGATGCGAAGACAGCAGAG GAAGCCTTCAACAATGTGGTGAACTACTTCGGAGAGAGTGCCAAGACGACTCCACCCTCGGTGTTCTTCCCTGTGTTTGTGCGCTTTATCAAGGCCTACAAG GATGCAGTGGAAGACAACgagcagaggaagaagcaggaggaagCAATGAGAGAAAAGTTGTTGGCTCAGGAGGCTAAACAACATGACCCTAAG GTCCAGGCCCACAagaagaggcagcagcagcaggagctgatTGCAGAGCTGCGCAAGCGGCAAGCCAAGGACCACCGGCCCGTGTATGAGGGCAAGGACGGCACTATTGAGGACATCATCACAG ATCTCCGAAACCAGCCTTTCCTGCGAGCTGACGCGTTGATCCGGAGCGGTTGGAAGAGACCCTAA